Proteins encoded within one genomic window of Tabrizicola piscis:
- a CDS encoding hybrid sensor histidine kinase/response regulator has translation MRWLRNAMVGLTALAFVAIVVLAVQLRSELQKLQEEPVDSLHWNVTQLELDVVRLEAAATLALAVPGADLADLRKRFDLFYSRAETVVKGTMFLRLGLSNTVAPLKARMRTFLDETAALIDGEDRALRAALPQIVADVGALRTDLRATAIQVIDINAGLQDARRASLSDVIQKIAGASVALITLLLGLLGLVVALNLQADRRAYEVQRITSRLAATVGTSLDAVVVAGMDGCVIDFNAAAETIFGYTRAEAIGQPLGTLIIPPRHRAAHDAGMERMKATGVRHVVDAGRIKITAIRKSGEEFPVELSIASNDGPEGMIFIAYLRDISDARKAEAALVAARDEAQAAERTKTSFIAVMSHEMRTPLNGVIGALDVLGRTPLEPKQERFLTLARSSAKQLLRHVNDVLDISRVDAGPVGLLADRFDMPALLTTLVDTLRPAAAQKNNHVEVRILGEFPPLQGDPFRIGQIVQNFLSNAIKFTDGGQITVEAEVQRTTGLEVEVEVRVIDTGIGIAEADQSRIFEDFVMVDPTFGRSVGGTGLGLAISRRLARAMSGEVGVESAAGEGSCFWLRLPLQSAADPAQVAVPDTAQGKPLAAQALDVLVVEDNETNRIVLEEMLHHLGHRVTLAVDGGDGVEKARARRYDVILMDLSMPLMDGWTAATVIRQGGASQHSRILAVTAHVRPDRMDRFEESGMDGWLTKPLSIRSLTEALNAVPHGTPAEHRAGGTQDGSDALLDADRLNDLRRIADKDGLQRLLQKFHANMENILATIDADAETASAEELAAVLHTGVGASAVVGASRLSRELARLEAACRAGDTKALQAARKGLGSTWLETWAALRAAFWDTPT, from the coding sequence GTGCGCTGGCTGCGCAATGCGATGGTCGGGCTGACCGCACTGGCCTTCGTCGCAATCGTGGTGCTGGCGGTGCAGCTGCGAAGCGAGTTGCAGAAGCTGCAGGAAGAGCCTGTCGACAGTCTCCACTGGAACGTGACGCAGCTGGAGCTGGATGTCGTGCGGCTGGAAGCGGCGGCGACGCTGGCGCTGGCGGTGCCCGGTGCCGATCTGGCCGACCTGCGCAAACGGTTCGACCTGTTCTACAGCCGTGCCGAGACGGTGGTGAAGGGCACGATGTTCCTGCGCCTTGGCCTGTCGAACACCGTGGCGCCCCTGAAGGCGCGAATGCGCACCTTTCTGGACGAAACCGCCGCACTCATTGATGGCGAGGATCGGGCCCTGCGGGCAGCCCTGCCGCAGATAGTCGCCGATGTGGGCGCGCTGCGGACGGACCTGCGCGCCACGGCCATTCAGGTGATCGATATCAACGCTGGCTTGCAGGATGCCCGCCGCGCCAGTCTTTCCGACGTCATCCAGAAGATCGCTGGCGCGAGTGTGGCGTTGATCACCCTGCTCTTGGGGTTGCTGGGTCTGGTCGTGGCGCTGAACCTGCAGGCCGACCGCCGCGCATATGAAGTGCAGCGGATCACGTCGCGGCTGGCGGCGACGGTGGGCACCTCGCTTGATGCCGTGGTGGTGGCCGGCATGGACGGCTGCGTGATCGATTTCAACGCTGCCGCCGAAACCATCTTCGGCTACACCCGCGCCGAGGCCATCGGACAGCCGCTGGGCACCCTTATCATCCCGCCGCGGCACAGGGCGGCGCATGATGCGGGCATGGAACGGATGAAGGCGACCGGCGTGCGCCATGTGGTCGACGCCGGGCGCATCAAGATCACCGCAATCCGCAAATCGGGCGAGGAGTTTCCGGTCGAACTGTCGATTGCCAGCAATGACGGCCCCGAGGGGATGATCTTCATTGCCTACCTGCGCGACATTTCGGACGCCCGCAAGGCCGAGGCGGCCCTCGTCGCGGCGCGGGACGAAGCGCAGGCGGCAGAACGCACGAAGACCAGCTTCATCGCCGTCATGAGCCACGAGATGAGGACACCCCTGAACGGTGTGATCGGCGCGCTTGACGTCTTGGGACGCACCCCCTTGGAGCCAAAGCAGGAGCGGTTCCTGACCCTGGCGCGCAGCTCGGCCAAGCAGTTGCTGCGCCATGTGAACGATGTGCTGGACATCAGCCGCGTGGATGCCGGTCCTGTCGGACTTCTGGCAGACCGCTTCGACATGCCCGCGCTGCTGACCACCTTGGTCGATACGCTGCGCCCGGCGGCAGCGCAGAAGAACAATCACGTCGAGGTGCGGATCCTTGGCGAATTTCCCCCGCTGCAGGGCGATCCGTTCCGGATCGGGCAGATCGTGCAGAACTTCCTGTCGAACGCGATCAAGTTCACCGACGGCGGCCAGATCACCGTTGAGGCCGAGGTGCAGCGGACCACCGGCCTTGAGGTCGAGGTTGAAGTGCGGGTGATCGACACCGGCATCGGCATCGCCGAAGCCGACCAAAGCCGGATCTTCGAAGACTTTGTCATGGTCGATCCGACCTTTGGCCGGTCGGTCGGCGGCACGGGGCTGGGTCTCGCCATCTCGCGCAGGTTGGCGCGGGCGATGTCGGGCGAAGTCGGGGTGGAAAGCGCTGCGGGTGAGGGCAGTTGCTTCTGGCTGCGTCTGCCCCTGCAATCGGCGGCGGACCCCGCACAGGTGGCGGTGCCGGACACCGCCCAAGGCAAGCCTTTGGCGGCGCAAGCGCTGGACGTGCTGGTGGTCGAGGATAACGAGACCAACCGGATCGTGCTGGAGGAAATGCTGCACCATCTGGGCCACCGGGTGACGCTGGCCGTCGATGGCGGCGACGGCGTCGAAAAGGCGCGTGCAAGACGCTATGACGTCATCCTGATGGACCTGTCGATGCCGCTGATGGACGGCTGGACCGCAGCCACCGTGATCCGCCAGGGCGGCGCCTCGCAGCACAGCCGCATCCTGGCCGTGACGGCCCATGTTCGTCCCGACCGGATGGACCGTTTCGAGGAGTCGGGCATGGACGGCTGGCTGACCAAGCCGCTGTCCATCCGCAGCCTGACCGAGGCGCTGAACGCCGTCCCCCACGGCACACCGGCAGAGCACCGGGCCGGGGGCACGCAAGATGGGTCGGACGCGCTGCTGGATGCCGACCGGCTCAATGACCTGCGGCGGATCGCCGACAAGGATGGCCTGCAGCGCCTGCTGCAGAAATTCCATGCCAATATGGAAAACATCCTGGCCACCATCGATGCGGATGCCGAAACCGCCTCGGCAGAGGAGCTTGCCGCCGTTCTGCACACAGGCGTCGGTGCATCTGCCGTCGTCGGCGCCAGCCGGCTCAGCCGTGAGCTTGCCAGACTTGAAGCCGCCTGTCGGGCAGGGGACACCAAGGCCCTGCAAGCCGCCCGGAAAGGGCTGGGCTCTACATGGCTTGAGACCTGGGCGGCACTGCGTGCAGCCTTCTGGGACACCCCGACCTAG